In one window of Tumebacillus algifaecis DNA:
- a CDS encoding NUDIX hydrolase gives MQEQEMIVQAATTIFVRDKKEGGLETYLTKRPDTMRFLPGHYVFPGGTMDESDQDPRLAAHAAPIASEQNPDKLPLAYWMTALRESFEEAGILLARDPSGRLVNPEELQEQREKLLQGEVSFYEVIAGSNLQLATDLLRYFGHRITPRRVSKRRFETRFFLMVLPDGMEPIPHTGEIVAAGWTDAATALEKWSSGDYQMVPPTVQALRTLDRFQEAQSLWSSTEGVGKPTLEELA, from the coding sequence GTGCAAGAACAAGAGATGATTGTACAAGCAGCAACGACGATTTTTGTACGTGATAAAAAGGAGGGCGGCTTGGAGACGTACTTGACCAAGCGACCGGATACGATGCGTTTTTTGCCGGGACATTATGTGTTTCCAGGTGGAACTATGGATGAGAGCGATCAAGACCCGCGCTTAGCCGCACATGCCGCTCCCATCGCATCTGAGCAAAATCCGGACAAGTTGCCACTCGCCTACTGGATGACCGCCTTGCGAGAGTCATTTGAGGAGGCAGGCATCCTGCTGGCGCGCGACCCCAGCGGGCGGCTGGTGAACCCAGAGGAGCTTCAGGAGCAACGCGAGAAGTTGTTGCAAGGCGAAGTCTCCTTTTATGAGGTGATTGCCGGAAGCAACCTACAGTTGGCCACCGATTTGCTGCGTTATTTTGGTCATCGCATCACCCCGCGCCGCGTGTCGAAGCGGCGGTTTGAGACGCGCTTCTTCCTGATGGTGCTGCCAGATGGAATGGAGCCGATTCCTCATACGGGCGAAATTGTAGCTGCAGGATGGACGGACGCTGCAACCGCTTTGGAAAAATGGAGTTCGGGCGACTACCAGATGGTGCCGCCGACGGTGCAGGCGTTGCGGACGCTCGATCGGTTTCAAGAGGCGCAGAGCCTCTGGTCTTCCACGGAGGGCGTTGGCAAGCCGACGTTGGAGGAACTGGCCTAA
- a CDS encoding sterol desaturase family protein — protein MGLIFLYCLAFVALKGGLAAGSVWLLLVLGAGIFFVSEYTTHRFLFHRKPPKNPTLLKMMRKLHYDHHEVPNELDLLFLPVWYSIPNYSLLGLFTYWLTGDLLTAHAVVSGAIGALLYYEWVHFVAHRPIKPLTAWGRWMKKVHLWHHYKNENYWFGVSNPSIDYLLGTFQNEKGVELSPTARKLQG, from the coding sequence ATGGGTCTTATCTTTCTTTATTGTTTGGCATTTGTTGCGCTAAAAGGTGGTTTGGCGGCAGGCTCGGTCTGGTTGCTCCTTGTGCTAGGCGCCGGCATCTTTTTTGTCAGCGAGTATACGACACACCGCTTTTTGTTCCATCGAAAGCCGCCAAAGAACCCCACACTTTTGAAAATGATGCGGAAGCTGCACTATGATCATCACGAGGTGCCCAACGAATTGGATCTGCTGTTTTTGCCCGTTTGGTATAGCATTCCGAATTATTCGTTACTCGGGTTGTTCACCTATTGGCTGACCGGAGATCTGCTGACCGCACATGCTGTGGTGAGCGGGGCGATTGGCGCATTGTTGTACTATGAGTGGGTGCATTTTGTCGCACACCGCCCGATCAAGCCGTTAACAGCATGGGGACGGTGGATGAAGAAAGTACATCTCTGGCATCATTACAAGAACGAGAACTATTGGTTTGGGGTGAGCAATCCTTCGATCGATTATCTGCTCGGTACCTTCCAAAACGAAAAGGGCGTCGAACTAAGCCCGACCGCTCGCAAGTTGCAAGGGTAG
- a CDS encoding GNAT family N-acetyltransferase: protein MKKRESKNMTRKSAKKASGRVASQPQPVARSKKSAPRSAHTLHFRPREDHDNSFISRITLLTLKKVFEESTKSPLTEQIVLHLVNQTDHVVIVEQAGKPIGYYCYDKTGADSIYWGSLVLEPVKQAKGLGKKVLEHFVTEARKQGVREINGHVQVKNKEAYKFWMNNGFQVVGREDAGSLPIQLRLD from the coding sequence ATGAAAAAACGCGAAAGCAAAAATATGACGAGGAAATCTGCAAAAAAAGCATCAGGAAGAGTGGCCTCCCAACCGCAACCCGTAGCAAGATCCAAAAAATCAGCACCCCGCTCTGCCCACACGCTTCACTTTCGCCCTCGCGAAGATCATGACAACAGTTTCATCTCGCGCATCACATTGCTCACACTCAAAAAAGTGTTCGAAGAATCGACCAAATCCCCATTGACCGAACAGATCGTCCTACACCTTGTCAACCAAACCGATCACGTCGTGATCGTCGAACAAGCTGGCAAACCGATTGGCTACTACTGTTATGACAAGACGGGTGCGGATAGCATCTACTGGGGCTCGCTCGTCCTCGAGCCTGTCAAACAGGCGAAAGGGTTGGGGAAGAAGGTACTTGAGCATTTTGTCACCGAAGCAAGAAAACAAGGCGTGCGAGAAATCAACGGACATGTTCAGGTCAAAAACAAAGAGGCGTACAAATTCTGGATGAACAACGGTTTTCAAGTGGTCGGGCGAGAAGATGCGGGTTCATTGCCGATCCAATTGCGCCTCGATTAG
- a CDS encoding FDLD family class I lanthipeptide gives MKYDYFDLDVQINTTSALEPDTLLPFTNTCSFKFTECE, from the coding sequence ATGAAATATGACTACTTCGACCTCGATGTACAGATCAACACAACATCGGCTCTGGAGCCGGACACACTCTTGCCCTTCACCAACACTTGCAGCTTCAAATTCACAGAATGTGAGTAA
- a CDS encoding 2-oxoacid:ferredoxin oxidoreductase subunit beta, with amino-acid sequence MATIVDFRAEKPNWCPGCGDFTVLAALQKAAVNIGLEPEEMVTVSGIGCSGKLSQYMGSFGFHSLHGRSLPVATAVKLANRDLTVVAAGGDGDGYGIGMGHFIHAMRRNIDITYLVMDNHIYGLTTGQTSPTSDKGSKTKTAPEGAVEEPVHPLQMAIMAGCGFVAQGYSGNLKQLTELIEKGIQHRGFSLINIYSPCVTFNKVNTYDYYKANLVNVDDDASYDKTDRFAAIRKIEEAEENVTGILYHDPSKQAYDEVLRGYPEQAIAKNDLKFTREQWEKLAVQFK; translated from the coding sequence ATGGCAACAATCGTTGATTTCCGTGCTGAAAAACCGAACTGGTGCCCAGGTTGCGGTGACTTCACCGTTCTGGCTGCTCTGCAAAAGGCAGCGGTTAACATCGGTCTTGAGCCGGAGGAAATGGTGACCGTTTCCGGGATCGGTTGCTCTGGTAAACTTTCCCAATACATGGGTTCTTTCGGTTTCCACTCTCTGCATGGTCGCTCCTTGCCGGTTGCGACGGCAGTGAAACTTGCGAACCGTGACCTGACCGTAGTTGCTGCAGGCGGCGACGGTGACGGTTATGGGATCGGTATGGGTCACTTTATCCATGCGATGCGCCGTAACATCGACATCACGTATTTGGTAATGGACAACCACATCTACGGTTTGACTACCGGTCAGACTTCCCCGACTTCCGATAAAGGGTCGAAAACCAAAACCGCTCCGGAAGGTGCTGTCGAAGAGCCGGTACATCCGCTGCAAATGGCGATCATGGCTGGATGTGGATTTGTTGCACAAGGGTACTCCGGTAACCTGAAGCAACTGACCGAATTGATCGAAAAAGGGATCCAACACCGTGGATTCTCCCTGATCAACATCTATTCCCCGTGCGTTACTTTCAATAAAGTAAACACATACGACTACTACAAAGCCAACCTGGTCAATGTAGACGACGATGCAAGCTATGACAAAACGGACCGTTTTGCTGCGATCCGCAAGATCGAGGAAGCTGAAGAAAATGTAACGGGCATCCTCTACCATGATCCGAGCAAGCAAGCGTACGACGAAGTTCTGCGCGGCTATCCGGAGCAAGCGATCGCGAAAAACGATCTCAAGTTCACTCGTGAACAGTGGGAAAAGCTCGCAGTTCAATTCAAATAA
- a CDS encoding 2-oxoacid:acceptor oxidoreductase subunit alpha has translation MIKDLGWKVGGAQGEGIDSTQDIFALSLFRLGYYVSTYRHFMSLIKGGHTNGKVRITSEITGHHGDDLHILLAFDQETINHNFHELIDGGVLIYDTAIKDATVPENDKVNICPVPLTEIAKEAGSPIMKNMVSMGVTAAIIGLTPDDFRSVVVDKFGGKGDEIVDSNIAAIQKGFDFAKENFSATIELPARPELKSERLYISGNDAVSLGAIAGGCRLLAQYPITPATEVMYQIIKQFPQVGGTVVQAEDEIAAVMMSIGANYTGVRSMTATSGPGLSLMMEALGLAGISETPLVIIDVQRSGPSTGLPTKTEQSDLYTMMYGSHGEIPRIVLTPRNVEECFFFTMEAFNLAEKYQCPVIVATDLYMGMNKQTVASIDFDKFKINRGKLISDEQLAELEKGAFKRFDVTPEDGVSFRSIPGQKNGRFVAMGNEHDEVGVEMEEPELRVKQMDKRAKKLVNFNDVAGATYVGAENAELLLVDFGSMTGPQREVYEELAAEGVSVGHLSIARLLPFPTEEIKGYINNAKKVLVTEMNSTGQLKNQLKQFINGDHNKFESCLKYSGDPFLVNEIYAKAKALADSLKKEVTL, from the coding sequence GTGATTAAAGATTTAGGCTGGAAAGTAGGCGGCGCACAAGGCGAAGGCATCGACTCCACTCAGGATATCTTTGCACTGTCGTTGTTCCGTCTCGGTTATTATGTTTCCACGTATCGTCACTTCATGTCTTTGATCAAGGGCGGTCATACGAACGGTAAAGTTCGCATCACGTCCGAAATCACTGGGCATCATGGCGACGATCTCCACATTTTGTTGGCGTTTGACCAAGAGACGATCAACCACAACTTCCACGAACTGATCGATGGCGGCGTGTTGATCTATGACACCGCGATCAAAGATGCAACAGTACCGGAAAACGATAAAGTCAACATCTGTCCGGTTCCGCTCACTGAAATTGCAAAAGAAGCTGGCTCCCCGATCATGAAAAACATGGTCTCGATGGGTGTGACGGCTGCGATCATCGGCCTGACTCCGGACGATTTCCGTTCGGTTGTCGTTGACAAGTTTGGCGGCAAAGGCGACGAGATTGTCGACAGCAACATCGCTGCGATTCAAAAAGGGTTCGATTTCGCAAAAGAGAACTTCTCTGCGACCATCGAATTGCCGGCTCGTCCGGAACTGAAATCGGAGCGCCTTTACATCTCTGGTAACGACGCGGTATCGCTTGGTGCAATCGCAGGCGGCTGCCGTCTGCTCGCTCAATACCCGATCACTCCGGCGACCGAAGTTATGTACCAGATCATCAAGCAATTCCCGCAAGTTGGCGGTACTGTCGTTCAGGCAGAAGACGAAATCGCTGCGGTGATGATGTCGATCGGTGCTAACTACACCGGTGTGCGCTCGATGACTGCTACTTCCGGCCCGGGCTTGTCGCTGATGATGGAAGCGCTCGGTCTGGCTGGTATCTCTGAAACGCCGCTCGTCATCATCGACGTACAACGTTCTGGCCCGTCCACCGGCCTGCCAACCAAGACGGAGCAATCGGATTTGTACACGATGATGTATGGTTCGCACGGTGAAATTCCGCGCATTGTACTGACTCCGCGCAACGTGGAAGAGTGCTTCTTCTTCACGATGGAAGCGTTTAACTTGGCGGAGAAATACCAATGCCCGGTTATCGTGGCTACCGACCTGTACATGGGTATGAACAAACAAACGGTCGCATCGATCGACTTCGATAAATTCAAAATCAACCGTGGCAAGCTGATCTCTGATGAGCAGCTCGCTGAGTTGGAAAAAGGCGCATTCAAGCGCTTTGACGTCACCCCTGAAGACGGCGTTTCTTTCCGCTCGATTCCGGGACAAAAGAACGGCCGTTTCGTTGCGATGGGTAACGAACATGACGAAGTGGGCGTGGAAATGGAAGAGCCGGAACTGCGCGTGAAGCAAATGGATAAGCGTGCGAAGAAACTGGTGAACTTCAACGACGTTGCAGGCGCAACTTATGTCGGTGCTGAAAACGCAGAACTGCTGCTCGTTGATTTCGGTTCGATGACCGGTCCGCAGCGTGAAGTGTATGAAGAGTTGGCTGCTGAAGGTGTGAGCGTCGGTCATCTGAGCATCGCTCGCTTGCTGCCGTTCCCGACCGAAGAGATCAAAGGGTACATCAACAACGCCAAGAAAGTTCTCGTCACTGAGATGAACTCGACTGGTCAGTTGAAGAATCAATTGAAACAGTTCATCAACGGCGATCACAACAAATTTGAGTCCTGCCTGAAGTACAGCGGTGATCCGTTCCTCGTGAACGAGATCTATGCGAAGGCGAAGGCGCTCGCGGACAGCTTGAAGAAAGAGGTGACTCTCTAA
- a CDS encoding trans-sulfuration enzyme family protein, giving the protein MKKHDFSKLGYSTRILHAGHKVDPTTGSHTMPIYQTSTFVFEDADQGAARFSGTDPGYKYSRLGNPNTDALAEKIAALENAEAGLCFGSGMAAISTVMFHLVKTGDHVVAADALYGATFALFEKTLKNKYGVEIDWVDTSDVEKVKAAIKPNTRVIYLETPANPTMKMADIAAIAELTKGTEIKVVVDNTFMSPYFQRPIDLGAHVSIHSATKYIGGHGDVVGGIAVGYANIIKPLFADLKEIGPIMGPFDAFLLNRGVRTLALRMEKHNENALKVAEFLEGHPEVEAVYYPGLKSHPQYELAKKQMSGFGGTLSFEVKSFEKGKKLMNSVKLAHLAVSLGDVHTLIQHPASMTHAIMPKAEREASGVTDGLIRLSVGIEDVEDIIADLDQALRA; this is encoded by the coding sequence ATGAAAAAGCACGATTTTAGCAAACTGGGGTATTCGACGCGAATTTTGCATGCGGGGCATAAAGTGGACCCGACGACCGGATCGCATACGATGCCGATCTATCAGACTTCGACGTTCGTGTTTGAAGATGCCGATCAAGGTGCGGCGCGCTTTAGCGGTACCGATCCAGGTTATAAATACAGCCGTCTGGGCAATCCGAACACAGATGCGTTGGCGGAGAAGATCGCTGCGTTGGAAAATGCGGAGGCGGGTCTGTGCTTCGGCTCGGGGATGGCTGCGATTTCAACTGTAATGTTCCATTTGGTGAAAACGGGCGACCATGTGGTGGCTGCCGATGCGCTGTATGGCGCGACGTTTGCGCTGTTTGAGAAGACGTTGAAAAACAAATACGGTGTGGAGATCGATTGGGTGGATACCTCCGATGTTGAGAAAGTAAAAGCTGCAATCAAGCCGAACACCCGTGTCATCTATTTGGAGACGCCAGCCAATCCGACGATGAAAATGGCCGACATCGCAGCGATTGCAGAATTGACCAAAGGCACGGAGATCAAAGTGGTGGTCGATAACACCTTCATGTCCCCGTACTTCCAGCGTCCGATCGACCTCGGGGCGCATGTGTCGATCCACTCTGCGACCAAATATATCGGCGGTCATGGCGACGTGGTCGGTGGGATCGCTGTCGGGTATGCGAATATCATCAAGCCGCTGTTTGCCGATCTGAAAGAGATCGGGCCGATCATGGGGCCGTTCGATGCGTTTCTGCTGAACCGCGGGGTGCGCACCTTGGCGCTGCGGATGGAGAAGCACAACGAAAATGCGCTCAAAGTGGCCGAGTTTTTGGAAGGGCATCCGGAAGTGGAAGCGGTCTACTACCCAGGTCTGAAAAGTCATCCACAGTATGAGCTGGCGAAAAAGCAAATGAGCGGTTTCGGTGGAACATTGTCGTTCGAGGTGAAATCGTTCGAAAAAGGTAAGAAGCTGATGAACAGTGTGAAACTGGCTCATCTTGCTGTCTCGCTCGGCGATGTGCACACGTTGATTCAACATCCGGCTTCGATGACACATGCGATCATGCCGAAAGCAGAACGAGAAGCTTCTGGTGTAACAGACGGCTTGATTCGTCTGTCGGTCGGTATTGAAGATGTGGAAGACATCATCGCCGATCTGGATCAAGCGCTGCGGGCGTAA
- a CDS encoding 3D domain-containing protein yields the protein MQPRSMVMAVLTAILLLVTSGHPASEAEQATPALPAPTLTVAQAANQTPPLVEHTVQTGDTLYALAGRYNTTIEHIVNRNPDVNPDNLKVGAVLRVPTNTVIKAKSREELAQTADKMVLSSSGEPNLYSRKMPCKLTAYTNSFASTGKHPGDPGYGVTASGRLAKEGLTIAIDPSVIPMHSVVYIPGIGVRYAEDTGGAVIGNHIDVFYNDDHYAQTFGVKDNVTVYILEEGPKGES from the coding sequence ATGCAACCACGAAGTATGGTGATGGCCGTTTTGACCGCAATCCTGTTGCTGGTTACCAGCGGCCATCCCGCAAGCGAGGCGGAACAGGCGACGCCAGCTCTTCCGGCTCCAACTCTTACTGTCGCGCAGGCAGCAAACCAAACACCGCCGCTCGTCGAGCACACCGTGCAGACGGGGGACACGCTCTATGCGCTCGCAGGACGCTACAACACGACGATCGAGCACATCGTCAACCGCAACCCCGACGTAAACCCGGACAACTTGAAAGTCGGAGCTGTGCTTCGTGTGCCGACGAACACCGTAATAAAAGCGAAGTCTCGCGAAGAACTGGCACAAACTGCCGATAAGATGGTTCTCTCCTCATCCGGTGAGCCGAACCTCTATAGTAGAAAGATGCCCTGCAAACTCACCGCTTACACCAACTCCTTCGCGTCGACCGGGAAGCATCCCGGCGATCCGGGCTACGGGGTCACCGCCAGCGGCCGCTTGGCCAAAGAAGGCTTGACGATCGCTATCGACCCTTCCGTCATACCGATGCACAGCGTGGTGTACATCCCGGGAATTGGCGTGCGGTATGCAGAAGACACCGGCGGCGCTGTGATCGGCAATCACATCGACGTCTTCTACAACGATGATCACTATGCACAGACATTTGGCGTCAAAGACAACGTAACGGTCTACATCTTGGAAGAAGGGCCAAAAGGGGAGTCGTAA
- a CDS encoding ABC transporter permease → MKYVRLLKEFIRAAVVEEFEYRSNFFANVLGTVSGLFFALLTLQVFFLQTEQIGGWSFEQVLVLLGVFNALSGVVSMVLRPNIGRIVQHIRKGTLDFILTKPVDSQFFISFRHIVFWPVSDVLVGFGMIIYGGWKMGVAMSLFSVLWFLVIFLAAVVTLYSLWFLMMTLSFWFVKVENLTLVFTSLFETARFPVQVYKGWLRVLLTYLFPVAVLTTFPAAAFTGGLSGREALISLLMAGGLLVLSRLFWKTALRNYQSASS, encoded by the coding sequence GTGAAATACGTTCGATTGCTGAAAGAGTTCATTCGCGCCGCTGTCGTCGAGGAATTTGAGTACCGGTCGAATTTCTTCGCCAACGTGCTGGGGACGGTGTCCGGGCTGTTTTTTGCGCTGCTCACCCTGCAGGTGTTCTTCTTGCAGACCGAACAGATCGGCGGGTGGTCGTTTGAGCAGGTTCTGGTGCTGCTGGGGGTATTTAACGCGCTGAGCGGCGTCGTGAGCATGGTGCTGCGCCCGAACATAGGACGAATCGTGCAGCATATCAGAAAAGGAACGCTCGATTTCATTTTGACCAAACCGGTCGACAGCCAGTTCTTCATCTCGTTTCGGCACATCGTCTTCTGGCCGGTCAGCGATGTGCTGGTCGGCTTTGGGATGATCATATACGGGGGCTGGAAGATGGGTGTGGCGATGTCGCTGTTCAGCGTGCTCTGGTTCCTTGTCATCTTTTTGGCCGCGGTCGTCACGCTGTATTCGCTTTGGTTTTTGATGATGACGTTATCGTTTTGGTTTGTGAAAGTGGAGAATTTGACTCTGGTGTTTACCTCGCTGTTCGAGACGGCGCGCTTTCCGGTACAGGTCTACAAAGGTTGGCTGCGCGTGCTGCTGACGTACCTGTTTCCGGTCGCCGTGCTGACCACCTTTCCAGCGGCGGCGTTTACGGGCGGGCTGAGCGGACGCGAGGCGCTGATCTCGCTTTTGATGGCTGGGGGACTGCTCGTGCTGTCGAGGCTGTTTTGGAAGACCGCCTTGCGCAATTACCAGTCGGCGAGCAGTTGA
- a CDS encoding ABC transporter permease → MSAAQRMFCVYVRMMKVHWAILLEYRGDTFFYMLGSVISPLVTLAVWLTISENGAIGSYSQQDFILYFLAVLFVSRLAAHWEPWELEERMRDGSLSNYLLRPSAYFHWRFAENLVYKLFYGVLMVAAWALCWPFFEVVRIPLEPGFLAVFCSSVLLAVMIRYMMGFCLSLLAFWTTRMMAIFNLVMLADQFISGRIAPYALLPEWVQQVSSYLPFYWTMGFPVDVITGKISGGDVWFGLGVQAFWQVLFIVLYFWMWNRGMKKYSAVGG, encoded by the coding sequence GTGAGCGCGGCGCAGCGGATGTTTTGCGTCTACGTCCGGATGATGAAAGTGCATTGGGCGATTCTGCTGGAATATCGGGGCGATACGTTTTTCTATATGCTCGGCTCTGTGATCTCTCCGCTCGTGACGCTGGCCGTCTGGCTGACGATCTCGGAAAACGGTGCGATCGGCAGCTACAGCCAGCAGGATTTTATACTCTATTTTTTAGCGGTACTGTTCGTCTCCAGACTGGCCGCACATTGGGAACCGTGGGAGCTGGAGGAGCGCATGAGGGACGGTTCGTTGTCCAATTATCTGTTGCGTCCGTCGGCGTATTTTCACTGGCGCTTTGCGGAAAACCTGGTGTACAAGCTGTTTTACGGGGTGCTGATGGTGGCTGCGTGGGCGCTCTGCTGGCCGTTTTTTGAAGTGGTGCGCATCCCGCTGGAGCCAGGATTCCTCGCTGTCTTTTGCTCGTCGGTGCTCTTGGCGGTGATGATCCGCTACATGATGGGCTTTTGCCTGTCCTTGCTCGCGTTTTGGACGACGCGGATGATGGCGATTTTTAACCTTGTCATGCTCGCCGACCAGTTCATCTCCGGGCGGATCGCGCCGTATGCGCTGCTGCCGGAGTGGGTGCAGCAGGTGTCGAGCTATTTGCCGTTCTACTGGACGATGGGATTCCCGGTCGATGTGATCACCGGGAAGATAAGCGGCGGGGACGTGTGGTTTGGCCTTGGCGTTCAGGCGTTCTGGCAAGTGCTGTTCATCGTGCTGTACTTTTGGATGTGGAACCGCGGCATGAAGAAGTACAGCGCAGTGGGAGGCTGA
- a CDS encoding ABC transporter ATP-binding protein, which translates to MKPNNGITVEHLSKHFKVHEREAGLSGAWRSLFNRKFRMVEAVDDISFSIEPGEIVGFLGPNGAGKTTTMKMLTGLLHPSGGRVQVGGYVPFEQKADFKRRITLVMGQKSQLIWDLPASETFLVNQAIYEIPDHQFKEILGELTDLLDLTPLLKKPVRNLSLGERMKCELAASLLHRPDIVFLDEPTIGLDVNMQEAVRRFIQQYNERFKATFLLTSHYMADVTALCKRVIIINHGKILFDGDLGRLATTLAPYKVAKLVLSEPVAQGVLETYGEVLHSDNLQVSIKLPRADVSARSAQILAQLPVQDFTVEDPSMEDVIGLAFARSRA; encoded by the coding sequence ATGAAGCCGAACAACGGAATCACAGTCGAACACCTGAGCAAGCATTTCAAAGTCCATGAGCGTGAGGCTGGCCTCAGCGGTGCGTGGAGATCCCTGTTCAACCGCAAGTTCCGCATGGTCGAGGCGGTCGATGACATCTCCTTCTCGATCGAGCCGGGCGAGATCGTCGGCTTCCTCGGCCCGAACGGCGCTGGCAAGACGACGACGATGAAGATGCTCACCGGGCTGCTGCACCCGTCCGGCGGCCGCGTGCAAGTGGGCGGCTATGTCCCGTTTGAGCAAAAAGCGGACTTCAAGCGCCGCATCACCCTCGTCATGGGGCAGAAGTCGCAGCTGATCTGGGACTTGCCCGCTTCGGAGACCTTTCTGGTCAACCAGGCGATCTACGAGATTCCTGATCACCAGTTCAAGGAGATCCTGGGCGAGCTGACCGACCTGCTCGATCTCACGCCGCTCTTGAAAAAGCCGGTGCGCAACCTGTCGCTGGGCGAGCGGATGAAATGCGAGCTGGCCGCGTCGCTATTGCATCGGCCGGACATCGTGTTTTTGGACGAGCCGACGATCGGGCTTGATGTCAACATGCAGGAAGCGGTGCGCAGGTTCATCCAACAGTACAATGAGCGCTTCAAGGCCACCTTCCTGCTGACTTCGCACTATATGGCGGACGTGACGGCGCTCTGCAAGCGGGTGATCATCATTAACCACGGCAAGATCCTGTTCGACGGCGATTTGGGGCGGCTGGCGACGACGCTGGCTCCGTACAAAGTGGCCAAGCTCGTCTTGTCCGAACCGGTGGCGCAGGGTGTGTTGGAAACCTACGGCGAAGTGCTGCACAGCGACAACCTGCAAGTCTCGATCAAACTGCCGCGGGCGGATGTATCGGCGCGGTCGGCCCAGATTTTGGCGCAGCTGCCGGTGCAGGATTTCACGGTCGAAGATCCGTCGATGGAAGATGTGATCGGACTGGCGTTTGCGAGGTCGAGAGCGTGA
- the hepT gene encoding type VII toxin-antitoxin system HepT family RNase toxin, whose product MFITDQHRTQIRRFLEVMEGQSQILCTIKEHTPDEFQTQPVLQAAAERALHIALECLTDIGNIIIDALVMRDAASYEDIFLILTEEGVFEKEFAEHFVKAVRFRKTLVHDYLDLTHEHVFRVVQEHAEDFATVKTSIAKYVQLT is encoded by the coding sequence ATGTTCATCACAGATCAACATCGCACACAGATTCGCAGGTTTTTGGAAGTGATGGAGGGGCAGTCCCAAATTCTCTGCACAATTAAAGAGCACACTCCCGATGAGTTTCAAACGCAGCCTGTGCTGCAAGCGGCCGCGGAACGCGCTTTACATATTGCTTTGGAATGTCTTACCGACATCGGCAACATCATCATCGATGCGCTGGTCATGCGCGACGCGGCGAGCTATGAAGACATCTTCTTGATTTTGACGGAAGAAGGCGTGTTTGAAAAAGAGTTTGCCGAGCATTTTGTAAAAGCGGTGCGCTTCCGTAAAACACTGGTGCACGACTACCTCGATCTGACCCATGAGCATGTCTTTCGCGTGGTGCAGGAGCATGCGGAGGATTTTGCAACGGTTAAGACTTCGATCGCCAAGTACGTGCAGCTTACGTAG